The genomic window CCGTTGGTGACGGTGAACATGAGGAACAGGAGCGCCATACTCGGCGCCATGTAGGCCATCGGGTTGAAGGGCTGCTGTTCCTCGCCGCTGGCAGAGAACTGCAGCCGGATGAGCGGGCTCGGCTGCAGACGCTGCGGTCTGGCGCTGGCCTACGGCCACGGCGAAATCCTGCGCCTGGTCGCGCGATCAGGCCGGCGGTCAGCGCCTGCACGACGATCACCTGGCCGGCCACGCGGCCCGTCTCCACGCGACTGATGAACCCTTCGACGATGGCCTGGATCACCCCGGCGCTCACCGGCCAGGCCGATTTTGTGGACTTCGATTTTCACCGCCTGCCCGGACGGCGTCTGACCGCTGCGGGGGATGATGCTGTCGCTGAAGCCCGCGGGTACGATGACCGCCGCGGCCGCCTGGTCCGCATCCACCTGGCCGCGAGCCCCGGTCGCGTCCGCCACGAGCGTGGGCAGCAGCAGCCCGGCCAGATCTTCAGATCGGAGCAGGTCTGCCAGGGCCTGGCCCAACTGGCCGTCGTCCTGGTTGACGACCAGCACCGGGATGGCCGCCACCCCGCTGGTGCTGCTGCGACCCATCTGGCCGGGTGACGAAGCCCAGGCCGATGGTCAGCAGAAAGGGCGTGAGGAGCATAAAGGTGAGCGCGGCTGGTCGCGGAAGATCAGTTTGACATCTTGAGACCGATGAGGATGAGCTTTTCATGATCTGGCTCCTGGTCAATCGCGCAGGCCGCGGCCGGTTAGCTGGAGGAACACCGCTTCCAGGTTCGGCTCGCACATGTCAATGGAATGAATCTTGATGCCGCGGTCGTTGGCGCGTCACCACCGGCGCCAGGATTTCCTCCGCCTGGTGTGTAGTCAGCGCGATCTCGTGATCGGTGACGTTGACCTGCAAAACGCCTGCAATGGGGCGCAGCGACTGCGCCAGCGCCTCGGCGTCTTCGTCCCGCGCCGACGTGCAGGACCAGGGTCCGTTCTCGCCCACCTGGCGGGGTCAGCTCGGCCTGGCTGCCCAGGGCGATCAGTTCGCCGTGGTCCATGATGCCAACCCGGTGCGAAAGCTCCTGGGCCTCCTCCATGTAGTGGGTGGTGTAGAGGATGGTCATGCCCTGGCGGTTCAGCTCCTTGACCGAGTCGAGGATGGCGCGGCGGGACTGCGGGTCAATACCGACGGTCGGCCCGTCCGTGAAGAGCAGCCGGGGGCTTTGCAGCAGGCCAACGCCGATGTTGACGCGGCGCTTCATGCCGCCGGAGTAGGTCTTGACGCGCTCTTTGGCGCGCCCGGTCAGGCCGATCTGCGCCAGCACCTCGTCCACGCGAGCGGCCAGCGCCTTGCCGGCCAGGCCGTACATCTGGCCCCAGAAGACCAAGTTTTCGCGGGCGGTCAGGTCGTCGTAAAGGGCCAGTTCCTGCGGCACAACGCCGATAGCCCGGCGCACATCCATCGGACTGCGGGTCACGGAATGGCCGGCGATGACTGCATCCCCGCGGGTGGGTGCGTAGAGGGTGGAAAGCACCGAGATGGTGGTGGTCTTGCCTGCACCGTTGGGGCCGAGCAGGCTGAAGATCTCGCCCTCCTGGACCGCGAAGGAAATGCCCTTCACTGCGGTGAAGTTGCCGTACTGCTTGACCAGTTCATAAACTTCGAGAATTGGAGACATATGTATCCCGTCCTTCACGTCGAAGACGTTGTTCCTGCCTTGTTGAACGCCGCCGCGACGATCTCCTGCGCCTCGCTGAAGATCAGCTTGAGGTGCTGCTAGCGCGGAAGCTCTCCGCATAGATTTTGTAGATGTCCTCCGTGCCCGGCGGCCGGGCCAAAACCAGCCGTTCTCCAGTGACCACCTTCAAACCGCCGATTGGCGCCTGGTTGAAGGGCGCACGGAATCAGCCTGGCAACGATCCGCTCGGCTGCCAGGTCCGCGCGGCGACCATGTCTGGCGACAGCCGTTCCAGCGCGGCCTTTTGGGCCGGCCGTGGCGACGACATCAGCGTTCATAGACCGGGCTGCCGAATTGCGCGGTCAGGTTCCGGTAATGCTCGCCCGGATCGCAGCCTGTCACCGCGGTGATCTCGGCCGCCAACAGGTCGAGGATGATGCCATCCTTGTCAGTGGTCCACACGGCGCCATCCTGACGCAGGAAGGACGCGCAAGCTCTCTTCGCCGCCGAAGCCAAAGGAGCCGTCCATCAGGCCATCCACGAACCACTTGAAGCCCACGGGCACCTCACACAACCGTCGGCCCAGGGAGGCTGCCCGCGGTCAATCATAGAACTGGACACCAGCGTCTTGCCCACGGCGTCCGCTCGCCAGCCGGGCCGGTTCTGGAACAGATACCAGATGGCAAACGGCCAGGTAGTGGTTTGGATTCATCAGCCCGACGCTGGGCGTGACAATGCCATGCCGGTCCGCGTCCGTGTCGTTGCCGAAAGCGATGTCGAAACGGTCCTTCAGCCCGATCAGGCTCGCCACATGGCATAGGGCG from Candidatus Amarolinea dominans includes these protein-coding regions:
- a CDS encoding ATP-binding cassette domain-containing protein, coding for MSPILEVYELVKQYGNFTAVKGISFAVQEGEIFSLLGPNGAGKTTTISVLSTLYAPTRGDAVIAGHSVTRSPMDVRRAIGVVPQELALYDDLTARENLVFWGQMYGLAGKALAARVDEVLAQIGLTGRAKERVKTYSGGMKRRVNIGVGLLQSPRLLFTDGPTVGIDPQSRRAILDSVKELNRQGMTILYTTHYMEEAQELSHRVGIMDHGELIALGSQAELTPPGGRERTLVLHVGAGRRRRGAGAVAAPHCRRFAGQRHRSRDRADYTPGGGNPGAGGDAPTTAASRFIPLTCASRTWKRCSSS